Proteins found in one Podarcis muralis chromosome 5, rPodMur119.hap1.1, whole genome shotgun sequence genomic segment:
- the RNF114 gene encoding E3 ubiquitin-protein ligase RNF114 isoform X4, with protein sequence MCECGTGRGGRSGDRRPQGFCTPCIQECLKPKKPVCGVCRSTLSHGSRAFDLEKQIEMTETTCNGCNKKMSLSKLRNHAASCLKYQNYIMEGVKAVTKDPPQDTRSVPNRFTFPCPYCNERNLDQEGLVEHCRKYHSMDAKRVVCPICASMPWGDPNYRSANFMEHLQRRHQFSYDTFVDYNADEDDTVAQVLLRSLRDQ encoded by the exons ATGTGTGAGTGCGGAACAGGCCGCGGGGGCCGGAGCGGAGATAGGAGGCCGCAGGG CTTTTGCACACCATGCATTCAGGAGTGTCTTAAGCCAAAAAAGCCAGTTTGTGGAGTTTGCCGCAGTACCCTGTCTCACGGCAGCAGAGCTTTCGACTTGGAAAAGCAAATTGAAATGACAGAGACTACTTGCAATGGCTGCAATAAAAAA ATGTCCCTCTCAAAGCTGCGCAATCATGCAGCTTCTTGTTTGAAGTACCAGAATTATATAATGGAAGGTGTTAAAGCCGTGACAAAAGATCCACCACAGGATACCAG GAGTGTTCCAAATAGGTTCACATTTCCCTGCCCTTACTGCAATGAGAGAAATCTGGACCAGGAAGGGCTGGTAGAACACTGCCGAAAGTATCACAGCATGGATGCAAAGCGAGTG GTTTGCCCGATCTGTGCATCAATGCCATGGGGTGATCCAAACTACAGAAGTGCTAACTTCATGGAACATCTTCAACGACGACACCAATTTTCTTATGATACTTTTGTG GATTATAATGCTGATGAAGATGACACGGTGGCCCAAGTTCTGTTACGTTCCTTGAGGGATCAGTGA
- the RNF114 gene encoding E3 ubiquitin-protein ligase RNF114 isoform X6, whose translation MALAEASSRFCTPCIQECLKPKKPVCGVCRSTLSHGSRAFDLEKQIEMTETTCNGCNKKMSLSKLRNHAASCLKYQNYIMEGVKAVTKDPPQDTRSVPNRFTFPCPYCNERNLDQEGLVEHCRKYHSMDAKRVVCPICASMPWGDPNYRSANFMEHLQRRHQFSYDTFVDYNADEDDTVAQVLLRSLRDQ comes from the exons ATGGCGCTGGCTGAGGCGAGCTCCCG CTTTTGCACACCATGCATTCAGGAGTGTCTTAAGCCAAAAAAGCCAGTTTGTGGAGTTTGCCGCAGTACCCTGTCTCACGGCAGCAGAGCTTTCGACTTGGAAAAGCAAATTGAAATGACAGAGACTACTTGCAATGGCTGCAATAAAAAA ATGTCCCTCTCAAAGCTGCGCAATCATGCAGCTTCTTGTTTGAAGTACCAGAATTATATAATGGAAGGTGTTAAAGCCGTGACAAAAGATCCACCACAGGATACCAG GAGTGTTCCAAATAGGTTCACATTTCCCTGCCCTTACTGCAATGAGAGAAATCTGGACCAGGAAGGGCTGGTAGAACACTGCCGAAAGTATCACAGCATGGATGCAAAGCGAGTG GTTTGCCCGATCTGTGCATCAATGCCATGGGGTGATCCAAACTACAGAAGTGCTAACTTCATGGAACATCTTCAACGACGACACCAATTTTCTTATGATACTTTTGTG GATTATAATGCTGATGAAGATGACACGGTGGCCCAAGTTCTGTTACGTTCCTTGAGGGATCAGTGA
- the RNF114 gene encoding E3 ubiquitin-protein ligase RNF114 isoform X2: MALAEASSRYAEGATAAAERLDPLSRFTCPVCLEVFESPVRAPCGHVFCTPCIQECLKPKKPVCGVCRSTLSHGSRAFDLEKQIEMTETTCNGCNKKMSLSKLRNHAASCLKYQNYIMEGVKAVTKDPPQDTRSVPNRFTFPCPYCNERNLDQEGLVEHCRKYHSMDAKRVVCPICASMPWGDPNYRSANFMEHLQRRHQFSYDTFVDYNADEDDTVAQVLLRSLRDQ; this comes from the exons ATGGCGCTGGCTGAGGCGAGCTCCCGGTACGCGGAGGGGGCAACGGCCGCCGCTGAGCGGCTGGACCCGCTGTCCCGCTTCACCTGCCCGGTGTGCCTGGAGGTGTTCGAGAGCCCCGTGAGGGCGCCCTGCGGCCATGT CTTTTGCACACCATGCATTCAGGAGTGTCTTAAGCCAAAAAAGCCAGTTTGTGGAGTTTGCCGCAGTACCCTGTCTCACGGCAGCAGAGCTTTCGACTTGGAAAAGCAAATTGAAATGACAGAGACTACTTGCAATGGCTGCAATAAAAAA ATGTCCCTCTCAAAGCTGCGCAATCATGCAGCTTCTTGTTTGAAGTACCAGAATTATATAATGGAAGGTGTTAAAGCCGTGACAAAAGATCCACCACAGGATACCAG GAGTGTTCCAAATAGGTTCACATTTCCCTGCCCTTACTGCAATGAGAGAAATCTGGACCAGGAAGGGCTGGTAGAACACTGCCGAAAGTATCACAGCATGGATGCAAAGCGAGTG GTTTGCCCGATCTGTGCATCAATGCCATGGGGTGATCCAAACTACAGAAGTGCTAACTTCATGGAACATCTTCAACGACGACACCAATTTTCTTATGATACTTTTGTG GATTATAATGCTGATGAAGATGACACGGTGGCCCAAGTTCTGTTACGTTCCTTGAGGGATCAGTGA
- the RNF114 gene encoding E3 ubiquitin-protein ligase RNF114 isoform X1, translated as MATKGWGGALRRRPVRTGRAAFFSPGAQPGGGRRGGSSVRLFPPPAAQPCVVLPKLWAAAKAGFKSSMRFCTPCIQECLKPKKPVCGVCRSTLSHGSRAFDLEKQIEMTETTCNGCNKKMSLSKLRNHAASCLKYQNYIMEGVKAVTKDPPQDTRSVPNRFTFPCPYCNERNLDQEGLVEHCRKYHSMDAKRVVCPICASMPWGDPNYRSANFMEHLQRRHQFSYDTFVDYNADEDDTVAQVLLRSLRDQ; from the exons ATGGCAACGAAGGGCTGGGGGGGCGCTCTTAGGCGGAGGCCGGTTAGAACTGGACGGGCCGCTTTTTTCTCGCCAGGAGCGCAGCCAGGAGGAGGCCGCCGCGGCGGCAGCTCCGTTcgcctcttccctcctccagcTGCACAGCCTTGCGTTGTCTTACCAAAGCTCTGGGCTGCGGCGAAGGCCGGGTTTAAATCCTCAATGCG CTTTTGCACACCATGCATTCAGGAGTGTCTTAAGCCAAAAAAGCCAGTTTGTGGAGTTTGCCGCAGTACCCTGTCTCACGGCAGCAGAGCTTTCGACTTGGAAAAGCAAATTGAAATGACAGAGACTACTTGCAATGGCTGCAATAAAAAA ATGTCCCTCTCAAAGCTGCGCAATCATGCAGCTTCTTGTTTGAAGTACCAGAATTATATAATGGAAGGTGTTAAAGCCGTGACAAAAGATCCACCACAGGATACCAG GAGTGTTCCAAATAGGTTCACATTTCCCTGCCCTTACTGCAATGAGAGAAATCTGGACCAGGAAGGGCTGGTAGAACACTGCCGAAAGTATCACAGCATGGATGCAAAGCGAGTG GTTTGCCCGATCTGTGCATCAATGCCATGGGGTGATCCAAACTACAGAAGTGCTAACTTCATGGAACATCTTCAACGACGACACCAATTTTCTTATGATACTTTTGTG GATTATAATGCTGATGAAGATGACACGGTGGCCCAAGTTCTGTTACGTTCCTTGAGGGATCAGTGA
- the SPATA2 gene encoding spermatogenesis-associated protein 2, with product MDAKYKDDVFRKYVQFHESKLNTSDKKQHSVSDECLQVTASTLLCFPKIDPFYRFRLIKFYEIVENSLRSLKSSSLRSLQNAFGVLESVGVNLFLYPWKKEFKNIKTYTGPFVYYVKSTIPDEDIRQILNSMGYIQELGTMYKLKDMVDTLQVKMVSFELFLAKLECEQLIEIHLQVKDKGYTELDIVNERKNSSDVRGCSDALKRRAECKENLNTSMSRMVLQKSASERGCKDYFKPKVSKASKSVDAYDSYLENKKPPLMTSLSLRKEPILVDTEDDIKDEIIRPSPSLLAMSSSPHGCSDEYLPVSSHTNGILRTGIPYSTYYSPQDDLDLYTDSDSRSMFKRQEPTKHDVWLLKNDANPTYHKRTHLAKDTTSLKCQNCGLSCGTSICQKCDNLLICRQEYPPMKQSSYSLKTLASEGISSGSVIREKPQYMLQTQDRVSQYSSKSKPSGSSRCGFCNRPGATNTCTFCSKVSCDSCLTAYYYDPCCRKSELHRFLPNNQLNYKSNQLPHMVYR from the exons ATGGATGCAAAATATAAAGACGATGTATTTAGGAAGTATGTACAGTTTCATGAATCCAAATTGAATACCTCTGACAAGAAGCAGCACTCTGTTAGTGATGAGTGTCTACAAGTGACAGCTTCAACCTTACTCTGTTTTCCCAAGATTGATCCCTTCTACAGATTCCGGCTGATAAAATTTTATGAGATAGTTGAAAATTCACTTAGGTCCTTGAAATCTTCAAGTTTGCGTTCACTCCAAAATGCATTTGGCGTTCTGGAATCAGTTGGAGTTAATCTTTTTCTTTACCCTTGGAAGAAGGAATTCAAAAATATAAAG ACTTACACAGGACCTTTTGTTTATTATGTAAAGTCTACAATACCAGATGAGGATATAAGACAGATACTTAACTCAATGGGATACATCCAAGAACTTGGAACTATGTATAAACTCAAAGACATGGTTGATACCCTCCAGGTAAAGATGGTATCATTTGAACTTTTCTTGGCCAAATTAGAGTGTGAACAATTGATTGAAATTCATTTGCAAGTGAAAGATAAAGGTTACACAGAACTTGATATTGTAAATGAAAGAAAGAATAGCAGTGATGTCCGAGGCTGCTCAGACGCCTTGAAGCGTCGTGCAGAATGCAAAGAAAATCTAAACACTTCCATGTCACGAATGGTACTTCAGAAATCTGCAAGTGAGAGAGGCTGTAAAGATTACTTCAAACCCAAAGTTAGCAAAGCTTCTAAATCAGTGGATGCCTATGATAGTTACTTGGAAAATAAGAAGCCACCTTTGATGACATCCTTGAGTCTCAGAAAAGAACCCATTTTGGTTGATACTGAAGATGACATTAAAGATGAAATAATTCGTCCTTCGCCATCCCTCCTTGCCATGTCAAGTTCTCCGCATGGATGTTCCGATGAATATTTGCCAGTTTCATCCCATACCAACGGCATATTAAGAACGGGTATTCCATACAGTACTTACTATTCCCCTCAAGAtgatttagatttatatactgacTCTGATTCTAGAAGTATGTTCAAGAGACAAGAACCCACTAAACATGATGTATGGCTGCTAAAGAACGATGCCAACCCGACTTACCATAAACGTACACATCTAGCCAAAGATACCACTTCCCTTAAGTGCCAAAACTGTGGATTATCTTGCGGCACCTCCATTTGCCAAAAGTGCGACAACTTGCTCATCTGCAGGCAGGAATATCCACCAATGAAGCAGAGCAGCTATTCACTCAAAACTCTTGCAAGTGAAGGCATATCTTCTGGGTCGGTGATAAGGGAGAAGCCTCAGTACATGTTGCAGACTCAAGACCGAGTGTCTCAGTACAGTTCAAAATCGAAGCCTTCAGGCTCTTCACGCTGTGGATTTTGCAACAGACCAGGAGCTACAAACACATGCACTTTTTGTTCAAAAGTTTCCTGCGATTCTTGCCTCACAGCTTACTATTATGATCCCTGCTGTCGAAAAAGTGAGCTTCATAGGTTCTTGCCAAACAATCAGTTAAACTATAAATCAAACCAGCTACCACACATGGTTTATAGATAG
- the RNF114 gene encoding E3 ubiquitin-protein ligase RNF114 isoform X5 has translation MATCSQQCYLLPSINSFCTPCIQECLKPKKPVCGVCRSTLSHGSRAFDLEKQIEMTETTCNGCNKKMSLSKLRNHAASCLKYQNYIMEGVKAVTKDPPQDTRSVPNRFTFPCPYCNERNLDQEGLVEHCRKYHSMDAKRVVCPICASMPWGDPNYRSANFMEHLQRRHQFSYDTFVDYNADEDDTVAQVLLRSLRDQ, from the exons ATGGCCACATGCTCCCAGCAGTGTTACCTTTTGCCATCTATTAACAG CTTTTGCACACCATGCATTCAGGAGTGTCTTAAGCCAAAAAAGCCAGTTTGTGGAGTTTGCCGCAGTACCCTGTCTCACGGCAGCAGAGCTTTCGACTTGGAAAAGCAAATTGAAATGACAGAGACTACTTGCAATGGCTGCAATAAAAAA ATGTCCCTCTCAAAGCTGCGCAATCATGCAGCTTCTTGTTTGAAGTACCAGAATTATATAATGGAAGGTGTTAAAGCCGTGACAAAAGATCCACCACAGGATACCAG GAGTGTTCCAAATAGGTTCACATTTCCCTGCCCTTACTGCAATGAGAGAAATCTGGACCAGGAAGGGCTGGTAGAACACTGCCGAAAGTATCACAGCATGGATGCAAAGCGAGTG GTTTGCCCGATCTGTGCATCAATGCCATGGGGTGATCCAAACTACAGAAGTGCTAACTTCATGGAACATCTTCAACGACGACACCAATTTTCTTATGATACTTTTGTG GATTATAATGCTGATGAAGATGACACGGTGGCCCAAGTTCTGTTACGTTCCTTGAGGGATCAGTGA
- the RNF114 gene encoding E3 ubiquitin-protein ligase RNF114 isoform X3, with product MCECGTGRGGRSGDRRPQGWVSFCTPCIQECLKPKKPVCGVCRSTLSHGSRAFDLEKQIEMTETTCNGCNKKMSLSKLRNHAASCLKYQNYIMEGVKAVTKDPPQDTRSVPNRFTFPCPYCNERNLDQEGLVEHCRKYHSMDAKRVVCPICASMPWGDPNYRSANFMEHLQRRHQFSYDTFVDYNADEDDTVAQVLLRSLRDQ from the exons ATGTGTGAGTGCGGAACAGGCCGCGGGGGCCGGAGCGGAGATAGGAGGCCGCAGGGGTGGGTGAG CTTTTGCACACCATGCATTCAGGAGTGTCTTAAGCCAAAAAAGCCAGTTTGTGGAGTTTGCCGCAGTACCCTGTCTCACGGCAGCAGAGCTTTCGACTTGGAAAAGCAAATTGAAATGACAGAGACTACTTGCAATGGCTGCAATAAAAAA ATGTCCCTCTCAAAGCTGCGCAATCATGCAGCTTCTTGTTTGAAGTACCAGAATTATATAATGGAAGGTGTTAAAGCCGTGACAAAAGATCCACCACAGGATACCAG GAGTGTTCCAAATAGGTTCACATTTCCCTGCCCTTACTGCAATGAGAGAAATCTGGACCAGGAAGGGCTGGTAGAACACTGCCGAAAGTATCACAGCATGGATGCAAAGCGAGTG GTTTGCCCGATCTGTGCATCAATGCCATGGGGTGATCCAAACTACAGAAGTGCTAACTTCATGGAACATCTTCAACGACGACACCAATTTTCTTATGATACTTTTGTG GATTATAATGCTGATGAAGATGACACGGTGGCCCAAGTTCTGTTACGTTCCTTGAGGGATCAGTGA